From Rhodamnia argentea isolate NSW1041297 chromosome 10, ASM2092103v1, whole genome shotgun sequence, a single genomic window includes:
- the LOC115752379 gene encoding uncharacterized protein LOC115752379, whose translation MGDREEEPPASPTSAAQQAPSSYPLILKIMSKRRTWACLFVLVYAALLSSTWNSLKSILSWYKLQAHQHPSSGWPALYASVLLGAVFGVLSMVAALAVVVPATLVTWITVVVLLAFFGKPKRALVLEGRKITKEIVGLVCKVLLKEGNVVAAVCAVLGYFALVKRNAEGV comes from the coding sequence atgggcGACAGAGAAGAAGAACCGCCAGCATCCCCGACCTCGGCAGCACAGCAAGCACCGTCCTCGTACCCTCTGATTCTCAAGATCATGAGCAAGCGGCGGACTTGGGCGTGCCTCTTCGTGCTCGTGTATGCCGCCCTCTTGTCCTCCACGTGGAACTCCCTCAAGTCCATCCTGTCCTGGTACAAGTTGCAGGCCCACCAACACCCGTCGTCTGGGTGGCCCGCGCTGTACGCGTCGGTGCTCCTCGGCGCGGTCTTCGGGGTCCTCTCGATGGTCGCCGCCCTCGCCGTCGTCGTCCCGGCGACGCTGGTGACGTGGATCACGGTGGTGGTGTTGCTGGCCTTCTTCGGGAAGCCCAAGAGGGCTCTGGTCCTCGAAGGGAGGAAGATAACGAAGGAGATCGTTGGGCTGGTGTGCAAGGTTCTGCTCAAGGAAGGGAATGTTGTGGCTGCAGTTTGTGCTGTTCTTGGGTACTTCGCTCTTGTCAAAAGGAACGCTGAGGGTGTCTAA